The following are encoded together in the Parabacteroides chongii genome:
- the rsgA gene encoding ribosome small subunit-dependent GTPase A, producing MICLDMYGWNDRLNQLKQKSAYNTLSHGRIAVVHRTCYEVISEDGLFQCELTGNMMYGRSDFELPCTGDWVLFQPFDDSKGIIVDMLPRERTLYRKKSGTVAEKQAIASYVDKAFIVQSLDDNFNIRRVERFMVQILEEGIDPVLILNKSDLPFDRQVVEEAIKHLASRMPVFFTSIHHPETVSRLRESISEGETVVFVGSSGVGKSSLVNALCERSVLLTSDISQSTGKGRHTSTRREMVLMDGSGVLIDTPGIREFGLAVDNPDSLAEMLEISSYAESCRFKDCTHTNEPGCAVLEAVDKGLLDTKVYESYLKLKREAWHFSASEHEKRKRDKSFTKLVEEVKKRKANS from the coding sequence ATGATCTGTTTGGATATGTATGGTTGGAATGACAGGTTGAACCAACTGAAACAAAAATCGGCATATAATACGTTATCTCACGGACGGATAGCCGTCGTGCATCGCACCTGTTATGAAGTTATTTCCGAAGACGGATTGTTCCAATGCGAGTTGACGGGAAATATGATGTATGGAAGATCTGACTTTGAACTGCCTTGTACAGGCGATTGGGTTCTGTTTCAACCTTTCGACGATAGTAAAGGGATTATCGTCGATATGCTGCCCCGTGAACGGACATTGTACCGTAAGAAAAGTGGGACAGTAGCCGAGAAACAGGCGATTGCATCGTATGTGGATAAGGCGTTTATTGTACAGAGCCTCGATGATAATTTCAATATCCGCAGGGTCGAACGTTTTATGGTTCAGATACTGGAAGAAGGTATCGATCCTGTGTTGATACTCAATAAATCCGATCTGCCTTTTGATAGACAGGTAGTAGAAGAGGCGATCAAACATCTTGCCAGCAGGATGCCGGTGTTTTTCACCAGTATCCATCATCCTGAGACAGTTTCCCGGTTACGGGAATCCATATCGGAAGGCGAAACGGTGGTGTTTGTCGGTTCGTCGGGTGTGGGGAAGAGTTCTCTTGTTAATGCACTTTGTGAAAGATCAGTGCTGCTGACATCGGATATAAGCCAGTCCACAGGGAAAGGAAGGCATACTTCCACCCGCCGGGAGATGGTCTTGATGGACGGTTCAGGCGTTTTAATAGATACTCCGGGTATTCGTGAATTTGGATTGGCTGTAGATAATCCCGATTCACTTGCTGAAATGCTGGAAATTTCCAGTTATGCAGAATCGTGTCGCTTCAAGGATTGTACACATACCAATGAACCTGGTTGTGCCGTGCTGGAAGCGGTCGACAAGGGCCTGTTGGATACAAAAGTGTATGAAAGCTATCTGAAACTAAAGCGGGAAGCCTGGCATTTCTCCGCCTCCGAACATGAGAAACGTAAAAGGGATAAATCCTTTACAAAGCTCGTGGAAGAAGTGAAGAAGCGCAAAGCAAATTCCTGA
- a CDS encoding DUF3575 domain-containing protein produces the protein MYRIKDSHRKIQARTIFLLLLNFLLGIGADAQTTTYYKSESFLFSFRRDNDLFLADYGDNAYQLERMGGLLDASRDQILKGDCHLLIVSHVNAYEYEDKEVVNEASLRAGRIRAYLKTRFDIPHDCVAFYIDRSGNYRDQVHVYKVYKPLPWFANISIHYSESRYPVAVEAAIGEYGAVPYVDLYRRGETGGYDREVYRIDDPLFDRSELEDYRLASVTDTVRRSKRIEEPDIALATTVTTRETVRKVTKYKETTEKTVVPEKTGLQAEKKVQTEKDGKIQPTESVRMEETPMKQSPVYLVVKTNLLPWGGVVPSIRLGTGETKIETGAFMPNLEVECCFAGRWSVALSGMYSDFAYKDKTRDCWAVSEISLEPSVWLSPSGRFTGLNTGLFAEYGDFDVRGSAIDKSEDILYGRTGCFWSAGLSAGYRFSLVGGLGMGVSVRAGYRSVFDGKKYRYDAPDDRNYLETRFASTGFMLGLRISLSYRFQIR, from the coding sequence ATGTATAGGATAAAAGATTCACACCGGAAAATACAGGCAAGAACAATTTTCCTGTTACTGCTCAACTTCCTTTTGGGGATAGGAGCGGATGCCCAGACTACGACCTATTACAAGTCTGAATCATTCCTTTTCTCTTTCCGCCGGGACAACGACCTGTTCCTTGCCGATTACGGAGACAACGCTTATCAACTGGAACGTATGGGCGGTTTACTCGACGCATCCCGCGATCAAATCCTGAAAGGCGACTGCCACCTTTTGATCGTTTCGCATGTGAATGCCTATGAATACGAAGATAAAGAGGTTGTGAACGAAGCCTCACTGCGTGCAGGTCGTATCCGTGCCTACCTGAAAACCCGTTTTGATATTCCCCATGATTGTGTCGCCTTTTATATCGACCGTAGCGGAAACTATCGCGATCAGGTACATGTCTATAAGGTATATAAACCACTTCCTTGGTTTGCAAATATCTCGATTCATTACAGTGAGAGCCGTTACCCGGTAGCGGTAGAGGCTGCCATCGGTGAATATGGTGCAGTCCCTTATGTAGACCTGTACCGTCGTGGTGAGACAGGAGGTTACGACCGTGAAGTGTACCGTATCGACGATCCTCTTTTTGACCGTTCGGAACTGGAAGATTATCGTCTGGCTTCTGTAACGGATACGGTACGCCGTAGTAAACGGATAGAAGAGCCGGACATTGCTTTAGCAACCACCGTAACAACGAGGGAAACTGTGCGAAAGGTGACAAAGTATAAAGAGACAACCGAGAAAACGGTTGTCCCCGAGAAAACCGGATTGCAAGCAGAGAAAAAAGTACAAACGGAAAAAGACGGTAAAATACAGCCAACCGAATCTGTAAGGATGGAAGAAACTCCGATGAAGCAAAGCCCTGTATATCTGGTCGTAAAAACGAACCTTCTACCCTGGGGTGGCGTAGTCCCTTCGATCCGTTTAGGAACGGGTGAGACGAAAATAGAAACAGGCGCATTTATGCCGAACCTGGAAGTGGAGTGTTGTTTCGCTGGTCGTTGGTCGGTAGCCTTGTCGGGCATGTATTCCGACTTTGCCTATAAAGACAAGACGCGCGATTGCTGGGCTGTATCCGAAATCTCCCTCGAACCCAGCGTCTGGCTATCTCCTTCGGGAAGGTTTACCGGCTTGAATACCGGCTTATTTGCCGAGTACGGTGACTTCGATGTACGTGGCAGCGCGATCGATAAATCTGAGGATATACTTTACGGCCGGACAGGTTGTTTCTGGTCGGCAGGCCTGTCGGCGGGTTACCGGTTCTCTTTGGTCGGTGGTTTGGGGATGGGGGTAAGTGTACGTGCCGGTTACCGTTCGGTCTTCGACGGGAAGAAATACCGCTATGACGCGCCGGATGACCGGAATTATTTGGAAACCCGTTTTGCCTCGACAGGATTTATGTTGGGACTGAGGATCAGTTTGTCGTACCGTTTTCAAATCAGATAG
- a CDS encoding tyrosine-type recombinase/integrase — MKRKDFCGLMATQEQDKRRRGDESTADLYRAVRNHFECFITDVGPAHKDVTAELVQDFQLWLQRKGLRVNTVNSYLSCLRAMYNRALPFGRGRQERSPFAGLRLKREETRKRAVPVEVIKKIASLDLKKEPAKQLAADLALFTFLACGIPFVDIVHLTGENLVENGTVLEYRRQKTGVLIRMEVSAEMRMLIDRYRSAERHYLFPVLSEDMTHEQYKACLATENRYLKDISVMLNLPETLTTYSFRHAWASEAYHLHVPIGVISQALGHTSERTTRIYLKEFDVSEVAKANRQVSETIGCYLRVG; from the coding sequence ATGAAGAGAAAAGATTTTTGCGGGCTGATGGCGACGCAGGAACAGGATAAACGTAGGCGGGGAGATGAGAGTACCGCCGATCTGTATAGAGCTGTGCGGAACCATTTCGAATGCTTTATCACAGATGTAGGGCCGGCACATAAGGATGTGACGGCGGAACTTGTGCAGGACTTCCAGTTGTGGCTGCAGAGGAAAGGGCTGCGTGTCAATACGGTGAACAGCTACCTTAGTTGCCTTCGGGCGATGTATAACCGTGCTTTGCCGTTCGGTAGGGGACGGCAGGAGAGATCGCCTTTTGCCGGACTGCGGTTGAAACGGGAGGAGACACGTAAACGGGCTGTGCCGGTGGAAGTGATAAAGAAGATCGCTTCGCTCGATCTGAAAAAGGAACCGGCCAAGCAACTGGCGGCCGACCTGGCACTGTTCACTTTCCTTGCCTGCGGTATCCCTTTTGTGGATATCGTGCATCTGACGGGTGAGAACCTGGTGGAGAACGGTACGGTGCTGGAATACCGCCGTCAGAAGACGGGGGTACTGATCCGGATGGAAGTGTCGGCGGAGATGCGGATGCTCATCGACCGCTACCGCAGTGCAGAGCGGCACTATCTTTTTCCGGTATTATCGGAAGATATGACCCACGAACAGTATAAAGCCTGTCTGGCAACGGAAAACCGGTACCTGAAAGATATCAGTGTGATGCTGAATTTGCCGGAAACATTGACGACCTATTCGTTCCGTCATGCTTGGGCTTCGGAGGCGTATCACCTGCATGTACCTATCGGCGTGATCAGTCAGGCATTGGGACATACGTCGGAAAGGACAACCCGTATCTATTTAAAGGAGTTTGACGTATCGGAAGTTGCCAAAGCAAACCGTCAGGTTTCTGAGACGATCGGCTGCTATTTGCGGGTGGGATAA
- a CDS encoding DUF5119 domain-containing protein, giving the protein MERNKRNKKYRIMQLMGWMIYAVWTVAVLSCAYRMTDEDWEKNGKVRLLLRKQNSGCPDNMAWYFYPEGSDSPLIRTGDVSGYEGTLPSGCYRVAVCNRGCTGVTLEMEKGYEEACGRAQQLSSLKSSSVQIACPGNLYGAGLDRIEVGGREVVAKELYAVNLVRTLEMNIKVTGGDKGDVVPAVLSGRLTGVSSRVHIPSGKPLFDAPAFMMFEPEETGPGVYTSTLNLFGLSPGEESGEPVDLTLTMTLADGKEITSSTDITEEVKEAFAVGITTHVILDLVVRYDEMSGLTITLKEWKQGSGGSGVVTP; this is encoded by the coding sequence ATGGAAAGGAATAAAAGAAATAAGAAATATCGTATAATGCAACTGATGGGTTGGATGATATATGCCGTATGGACTGTGGCGGTCTTGTCCTGTGCGTACCGTATGACGGACGAGGATTGGGAGAAGAACGGAAAAGTACGTTTACTGCTTCGCAAGCAAAACAGTGGTTGCCCGGATAATATGGCATGGTATTTCTATCCGGAAGGTTCTGACAGCCCGCTTATCCGTACGGGGGACGTTTCGGGGTATGAGGGTACGTTGCCTTCGGGCTGTTACCGGGTGGCGGTCTGCAACAGAGGCTGTACGGGTGTCACGCTTGAAATGGAGAAGGGGTATGAGGAGGCCTGCGGAAGGGCGCAACAGCTTTCTTCCCTGAAATCTTCATCGGTACAGATAGCCTGCCCGGGTAACTTGTACGGGGCAGGTTTAGACCGGATCGAGGTGGGCGGAAGAGAAGTCGTGGCAAAGGAATTGTATGCGGTGAATCTTGTCCGTACATTGGAAATGAATATAAAAGTCACAGGAGGGGATAAGGGTGATGTCGTTCCGGCGGTCTTGTCCGGAAGGTTGACCGGTGTTTCGTCACGGGTTCATATACCTTCGGGCAAGCCGCTGTTCGATGCTCCGGCTTTTATGATGTTCGAGCCGGAAGAGACCGGACCTGGCGTTTATACTTCTACTCTGAACCTGTTCGGATTGTCCCCGGGTGAGGAAAGCGGTGAACCGGTCGACCTGACCCTAACAATGACGCTGGCAGACGGAAAGGAAATTACTTCATCCACGGATATAACCGAGGAGGTGAAAGAGGCATTCGCTGTCGGAATTACGACACATGTGATACTGGACCTTGTTGTCCGCTATGATGAAATGTCCGGTTTGACGATTACACTGAAGGAGTGGAAACAGGGCAGCGGCGGTTCGGGTGTGGTGACTCCCTGA
- a CDS encoding IbrB-like domain-containing protein has product MEEYTSPVYKVRPVPVEKVMANSYNPNVVAPPEMQLLEVSIWEDGFTSPCVCYYVPEKDMYELVDGYHRYMVMKTSKRIYEREHGMLPVTVIEKDLSNRMASTIRHNRARGTHNIELMSHIVSELSKCGMSDAWIQRNIGMDKDEILRLKQISGLAELFSNKEFSLSEE; this is encoded by the coding sequence ATGGAGGAATATACTAGCCCTGTCTACAAAGTAAGACCTGTTCCAGTTGAAAAAGTAATGGCTAACAGCTATAACCCCAATGTGGTTGCTCCCCCGGAAATGCAATTACTGGAAGTCTCCATCTGGGAAGATGGCTTCACCTCACCTTGCGTATGCTATTACGTACCGGAGAAAGATATGTATGAATTGGTTGACGGTTATCACCGTTATATGGTCATGAAAACGTCGAAACGTATATATGAACGTGAACACGGAATGCTTCCCGTTACTGTCATAGAAAAAGATCTGTCCAATAGAATGGCATCGACGATTCGCCATAACAGGGCACGCGGCACCCATAATATCGAGTTGATGAGTCATATAGTCTCCGAACTTTCCAAATGTGGTATGTCCGATGCCTGGATACAACGTAATATAGGAATGGATAAAGATGAAATATTGCGTTTGAAGCAGATATCGGGATTGGCTGAATTATTCTCTAATAAGGAGTTCAGTTTGTCGGAAGAATAA
- a CDS encoding response regulator transcription factor, whose protein sequence is MTRILVVEDEQRVAELLKVGLEDSGYQVSVAFDGEMGLRLFRASGFDLVISDIILPKMNGFELTKEVRQLNPDIPVLMLTALGTTDDKLDGFDAGADDYMVKPFDFRELDARIKVLLKRKVVASQTAQPQELNYADLRIDLSGKSVFRDGREIKLTPKEFNLLAYMMENPERVLSRAEIADKVWNTHFDTGTNFIDVYINYLRKKVDRDFPVKLIHTKPGMGFILRTDENQD, encoded by the coding sequence ATGACAAGAATACTGGTAGTAGAAGATGAACAGCGTGTAGCGGAGCTCCTGAAGGTCGGTCTGGAAGATTCCGGCTATCAGGTGTCGGTGGCTTTTGACGGGGAGATGGGGTTGCGTCTTTTTCGGGCTTCGGGGTTCGATCTGGTGATCTCTGATATTATCCTGCCTAAGATGAATGGCTTTGAGCTGACGAAAGAGGTGCGGCAACTGAATCCGGATATCCCCGTTCTGATGCTTACAGCTTTGGGTACAACCGACGACAAGCTGGACGGCTTCGATGCCGGGGCGGACGATTATATGGTCAAACCTTTCGATTTCCGCGAACTGGATGCCCGTATCAAGGTGCTGCTGAAAAGAAAAGTTGTCGCTTCGCAAACTGCACAACCCCAGGAGCTAAACTATGCCGATCTTCGTATCGATCTGTCCGGCAAGTCTGTCTTTCGCGATGGACGTGAGATAAAACTGACACCTAAAGAGTTTAATTTGTTGGCTTATATGATGGAGAACCCGGAGCGTGTCCTGTCGCGTGCGGAGATAGCCGATAAGGTTTGGAACACTCATTTCGATACGGGGACTAATTTTATCGATGTCTATATCAATTATCTCCGAAAGAAAGTTGACCGTGATTTTCCTGTTAAACTGATCCATACTAAGCCAGGCATGGGTTTTATACTGCGTACCGATGAAAATCAGGACTAA
- a CDS encoding class I SAM-dependent methyltransferase: protein MSNENKTIHEFDFNLICEYFLNTERQGPGSPEVTLKALSFIDNLTDRSLIADLGCGTGGQIMTLAQHAPGHITGLDFFPGFIDRFNDNARKLNLQDRVEGIVGSMDNLPFGEGELDLIWSEGAIYNIGFERGLNEWRKYLKTGGYIAVSESTWFTEERPAEIHDFWMEAYPEIETIPNQVALIQKAGYLPVASFILPETCWTEHYFAPLVKAREKFLAKYPGNKTAEELVAMSHHEEELYRKYKGFYGYVFYIAKKITL from the coding sequence ATGAGTAACGAAAATAAAACAATTCACGAATTCGATTTTAATTTAATCTGCGAATATTTTTTAAACACGGAACGTCAGGGACCCGGAAGTCCTGAAGTGACCCTTAAAGCATTGAGTTTTATAGACAACCTGACCGATCGGTCTCTTATTGCCGATTTGGGTTGCGGTACAGGCGGACAGATAATGACATTGGCGCAGCATGCTCCGGGACATATTACAGGTCTCGACTTTTTTCCGGGATTCATCGACCGGTTCAACGACAATGCCAGGAAACTAAATCTTCAGGATAGAGTGGAAGGAATTGTCGGTTCAATGGATAACCTTCCTTTTGGAGAAGGTGAATTAGACCTGATCTGGTCGGAAGGAGCTATTTATAATATAGGCTTTGAACGCGGACTGAACGAATGGCGTAAATATCTGAAGACAGGAGGATATATCGCTGTTTCCGAAAGCACATGGTTTACCGAAGAACGTCCCGCAGAGATCCATGATTTTTGGATGGAGGCTTATCCGGAAATAGAAACCATTCCCAATCAGGTGGCCCTGATACAAAAGGCCGGATATCTTCCTGTCGCTTCTTTTATTTTGCCTGAAACTTGCTGGACAGAGCATTATTTTGCGCCTTTGGTTAAAGCACGGGAAAAGTTTCTAGCCAAATATCCGGGAAATAAAACTGCCGAAGAACTTGTCGCGATGTCACATCACGAAGAGGAATTATACCGTAAGTACAAAGGATTCTACGGCTATGTGTTTTATATCGCTAAAAAGATAACGCTATGA
- a CDS encoding GNAT family N-acetyltransferase, which produces MINKKELVLKPLMDEDIPYFDKWLDKEYISKWFGDKEDWLDEIRERDGKYDFLKHFIVYHEDRRIGYCLYTDCFFLKDLEEDGHDFNALYGDVVEENHTFEIGYLIGEEEYLNKGLGKRIIQMLEEKLIEIGGKEIAADPVEENMISIKALLRNGFQKKSDGDYRKVIIDR; this is translated from the coding sequence ATGATAAATAAGAAAGAACTTGTATTAAAACCTCTGATGGATGAAGATATACCATATTTTGATAAATGGTTGGATAAGGAGTATATATCGAAATGGTTTGGTGATAAAGAGGATTGGCTGGATGAGATAAGGGAAAGAGACGGGAAATATGATTTCTTAAAGCACTTTATTGTTTACCATGAGGATCGGAGGATTGGGTATTGTCTTTATACTGATTGCTTTTTCTTGAAAGATTTGGAAGAAGACGGGCATGATTTTAATGCACTGTATGGAGATGTAGTAGAGGAAAATCATACATTTGAAATTGGTTATCTGATCGGTGAAGAGGAATATTTGAATAAAGGTCTTGGCAAAAGGATTATTCAGATGTTGGAGGAAAAGCTTATTGAAATCGGAGGCAAAGAAATTGCGGCAGATCCGGTGGAGGAAAATATGATTTCTATAAAGGCATTACTGAGAAATGGCTTTCAGAAGAAAAGCGACGGAGACTATAGAAAAGTAATAATAGATCGTTAA
- a CDS encoding nucleotidyltransferase domain-containing protein, which yields MKRPEIVNRIREVLRRVAPDAQAIFYGSEARGDARPDSDIDVLILVNKDNISLKEEQEIAYPLYDIEFETGVIISPRVFPKKFWNNLITPFYENVMKEGVVL from the coding sequence ATGAAACGTCCTGAAATAGTAAATCGCATCCGTGAAGTTCTTCGTCGTGTTGCCCCAGATGCTCAAGCTATATTTTATGGAAGTGAAGCGCGAGGGGATGCTCGTCCTGATAGTGATATAGATGTACTGATACTGGTAAATAAGGATAATATTTCACTGAAAGAAGAACAGGAAATAGCTTATCCTCTTTATGATATCGAGTTTGAAACAGGTGTCATAATTAGTCCGCGAGTTTTCCCTAAGAAGTTTTGGAATAATCTGATTACTCCTTTTTATGAGAATGTAATGAAGGAAGGAGTAGTATTATGA
- a CDS encoding fimbrillin family protein, which translates to MNKLIVITTFVWLWGLAACSDSYPTPQPILAKEVYLEGAIEASTTRGVIGAGYEEVLEVSFARQDESTVSTGTYGGWAVHKAVRQGGRGNRPIVFAESQLYPEDGRHIRLHGYYPVEGEPETVAETGKVTFRIDGTTDIMATGVLTTSGFQPVLSCTFRHLLTQVRLACYSDRGDAWGTIQTIEAADVHTRQELDLAAETPRLTDISVAKDIKNLPVQDIAGLLIPQVAAEGSSPEAQGYLLLPVFPDDGTADHPLHLRITTTKDGNGNPKETLSDVFIRIEGGFQIGKSHIVSLFFTGAGNIQTTHVSVEAWTEYEQGEMPI; encoded by the coding sequence ATGAATAAACTCATAGTAATAACAACCTTTGTCTGGCTTTGGGGTCTTGCCGCCTGTTCGGACAGCTATCCTACACCGCAACCGATCTTGGCAAAGGAGGTTTACCTGGAAGGTGCGATCGAAGCGTCGACGACGCGCGGGGTGATCGGCGCCGGCTATGAAGAGGTTTTGGAAGTGAGCTTTGCCCGTCAGGATGAATCGACGGTTTCAACGGGTACATACGGTGGGTGGGCTGTACACAAGGCTGTGCGTCAGGGTGGAAGGGGGAACCGCCCGATTGTATTTGCCGAGTCTCAGTTGTACCCGGAGGATGGCCGTCATATCCGCCTGCACGGTTATTACCCGGTAGAGGGTGAACCGGAAACTGTTGCAGAAACGGGCAAAGTGACTTTCAGGATAGACGGAACGACGGATATCATGGCGACGGGTGTGCTGACGACCAGCGGTTTTCAACCGGTTCTGAGCTGTACGTTTCGTCACCTTTTGACCCAGGTCCGCCTGGCCTGTTATAGTGACCGGGGCGATGCATGGGGAACGATACAAACGATCGAGGCGGCAGATGTACATACCCGTCAGGAACTGGATTTGGCCGCGGAAACGCCCCGTCTGACAGATATATCCGTGGCGAAAGATATCAAGAACCTCCCGGTGCAGGATATTGCCGGTCTACTAATCCCGCAGGTCGCGGCCGAAGGATCGTCCCCCGAGGCACAAGGCTATCTCCTTCTTCCGGTATTCCCGGATGACGGGACGGCGGATCATCCGCTCCACCTTCGGATCACGACAACGAAAGACGGCAACGGTAATCCGAAAGAAACCCTCTCGGATGTCTTCATCCGGATAGAGGGCGGTTTTCAGATCGGCAAAAGCCATATCGTCTCGCTCTTTTTTACCGGAGCAGGCAACATACAAACCACGCATGTCAGTGTGGAGGCGTGGACGGAGTATGAACAGGGTGAGATGCCTATATGA
- a CDS encoding fimbrillin family protein, which produces MERGKLLIMSLLATAFLNSCTNTEEPVTEGAAEAIEVNAGIAESTRAVIGGGYTNDLEVSFARLDNPGTTGAAWASIDAVRTGGAGNRALTFEPEQTYLAEEGESVLIGYYPRRELSRTANPASVTYTIAGDEDIMATGVQTGSLLDKFETFTFSHLLTQLQFKCVGSAGAIGKWTAVVSIKVKNVATGLKLSLDKTSGAKLTVTGTADQTLTVKNCPSTVSALDVETPPTGYLLLYPTTNMGTGNLPISLEVKGTYEGNAKTLNVAVANIGEGVKAGYSHLITLTFTEDGKIAVESGIAEWQPGNGGSSVIVPGN; this is translated from the coding sequence ATGGAAAGAGGAAAATTATTGATCATGAGTCTGTTGGCGACAGCTTTCTTAAACAGTTGCACCAACACGGAAGAGCCGGTGACGGAAGGAGCGGCTGAAGCAATAGAAGTGAATGCCGGAATAGCGGAGTCTACCCGTGCAGTGATCGGTGGCGGTTATACGAATGACCTGGAAGTATCGTTTGCCCGTTTGGATAATCCCGGCACAACGGGTGCTGCATGGGCCTCTATCGACGCTGTCCGTACTGGTGGTGCAGGTAATAGGGCGCTGACTTTTGAGCCGGAACAAACCTATCTGGCGGAAGAGGGTGAGTCTGTTCTGATAGGCTATTATCCCCGCAGGGAACTGAGCAGAACCGCTAACCCTGCCAGCGTCACTTACACTATAGCGGGCGACGAGGATATCATGGCGACAGGAGTGCAGACCGGTTCGCTGCTCGATAAATTTGAAACTTTTACTTTCAGCCACCTGCTAACCCAGTTGCAGTTCAAGTGTGTGGGTTCAGCCGGTGCGATCGGCAAATGGACGGCGGTCGTTTCCATTAAAGTAAAAAATGTAGCCACGGGATTGAAGCTGTCGCTGGATAAAACAAGCGGAGCCAAACTGACGGTCACGGGTACGGCCGACCAGACGCTAACAGTAAAAAACTGTCCGTCTACGGTCTCTGCTTTGGATGTCGAAACCCCGCCGACCGGTTATCTGCTGCTTTACCCGACGACCAATATGGGAACAGGGAATTTGCCAATCAGTTTAGAGGTGAAAGGAACGTATGAAGGGAATGCGAAAACCCTGAACGTTGCAGTTGCGAATATCGGTGAAGGGGTGAAAGCGGGTTATTCGCACCTGATCACGCTCACCTTTACGGAAGACGGTAAAATAGCGGTAGAATCCGGTATCGCCGAGTGGCAACCGGGTAATGGCGGCAGTTCGGTGATCGTTCCGGGAAATTAA
- a CDS encoding sensor histidine kinase codes for MKIRTKLTIRYTAVTATVFLFLMGMIWFLSESNRKSVFYRDLKKEGITKANLFLQHKVNAATMQSIYMNNREFIDEVEVAVYEPDFNLLYHDAKEIDRVKETPEMIRRIVEKKSIEFFEGDYQVVGLLYPFEGKDYVITAAAFDGYGYAKLDALRNILLILWGVGLAVLAVVGYFLSRSALSPVSNIVRKVEKITASNLDERVPVADEKDELGELAVTFNHTLDRLEQSFDAQKMFVSNVSHELRTPMAALIGGLEVTLLKERSGEAYRKAVEEALTDADKVVKLSEGLLNLARASYQPEQISMEEVRLDELLLDARELVLKANKEYKVNLLFEEETDDDAMITVSGNAYLLKTAFVNLMENNCKFSDDKTSSVQISFYEEKSILRFSDSGIGIPAEDMEHLFTAFHRGSNRNYAVGNGIGMALVQKIVFLHKGNIYVHSYPGEETVFVVEFPHI; via the coding sequence ATGAAAATCAGGACTAAACTGACGATCCGTTATACGGCAGTCACAGCTACTGTCTTCCTGTTCCTGATGGGAATGATCTGGTTCTTGTCGGAAAGTAACCGGAAAAGTGTTTTCTATCGTGACCTGAAAAAGGAAGGGATTACGAAAGCCAATCTATTCCTGCAACATAAGGTCAATGCCGCTACTATGCAATCCATTTACATGAATAACCGGGAGTTTATCGATGAGGTGGAGGTGGCTGTTTACGAGCCGGATTTCAATCTACTCTATCATGATGCCAAAGAGATAGACCGGGTGAAAGAAACTCCTGAAATGATCCGGCGTATTGTCGAAAAAAAATCCATCGAGTTCTTTGAAGGAGATTATCAGGTGGTCGGACTTTTGTATCCTTTTGAGGGGAAAGACTATGTTATCACGGCTGCTGCATTTGACGGTTATGGCTATGCGAAACTCGATGCTTTACGGAATATCCTGCTGATATTATGGGGTGTCGGATTGGCAGTACTGGCTGTTGTGGGGTATTTTCTGTCGCGAAGTGCTTTGTCGCCCGTCTCGAATATCGTCAGGAAGGTGGAGAAGATAACGGCATCCAATTTGGACGAAAGAGTTCCGGTAGCGGACGAGAAAGACGAATTGGGAGAGTTGGCTGTGACCTTCAACCATACGCTCGACCGATTGGAGCAGTCGTTCGATGCGCAGAAAATGTTTGTCAGTAATGTCTCCCACGAACTTCGTACGCCTATGGCTGCCTTGATCGGTGGCCTGGAGGTTACGCTTCTCAAGGAGCGTTCCGGTGAAGCCTATCGGAAAGCGGTGGAAGAGGCTTTGACGGATGCGGATAAGGTGGTGAAATTATCTGAGGGCTTGCTTAATCTGGCTCGTGCCAGTTATCAGCCGGAGCAGATCAGTATGGAAGAGGTACGTCTGGACGAATTGTTGCTCGATGCCCGCGAACTGGTTCTGAAAGCCAATAAGGAGTATAAGGTCAATCTGCTTTTTGAAGAAGAGACCGACGATGATGCCATGATCACCGTCTCCGGGAATGCTTATCTATTGAAAACTGCCTTTGTTAACCTGATGGAGAACAACTGTAAATTTTCCGATGACAAGACTTCCTCAGTGCAGATATCTTTCTATGAAGAAAAATCCATCCTCCGCTTTTCTGATTCAGGCATCGGAATCCCCGCAGAGGATATGGAACATCTTTTTACCGCCTTTCACCGTGGCAGTAACCGTAACTATGCTGTTGGCAATGGAATAGGGATGGCGTTAGTTCAAAAGATCGTTTTCCTCCACAAAGGAAATATCTACGTTCATTCTTATCCGGGTGAAGAGACTGTGTTTGTGGTGGAGTTTCCGCATATATAA